The Pseudobythopirellula maris genome has a window encoding:
- the fliQ gene encoding flagellar biosynthesis protein FliQ, protein MEPQQAIDLGREALLVTSLISAPVLLAGMGIGLTIGLVQALTQIQEQTVAFVPKLVAMAVALALTLPWTLSQLVSYTRELFENIPNSL, encoded by the coding sequence ATGGAACCGCAGCAAGCCATCGACCTCGGACGCGAGGCGTTGCTCGTGACGTCGTTGATCTCGGCGCCGGTGCTGCTTGCCGGCATGGGGATCGGGCTGACGATCGGCTTGGTGCAAGCGCTCACGCAGATTCAGGAGCAGACCGTCGCATTCGTGCCGAAGCTCGTGGCGATGGCCGTGGCGCTGGCGCTCACGCTCCCCTGGACCCTCTCGCAGCTGGTGAGCTACACCCGCGAGCTGTTTGAGAACATTCCCAACTCGCTCTGA
- a CDS encoding flagellar biosynthetic protein FliR, which translates to MDALEGRLLDLMLVFVLVLSRVGALVATAPIFTATIIPKRVKAILAVSLAMLMTPLLVDGSWARPPEVITLGRLIVGEALVGMLLGLGLSAMMSGVQVTGQVVGQMSGMALAETVDPAFQSNASIFNQVFYFVTMAVFVCIGGHRMTIDALLDTFAWAPPGQAQLGAEFGTAMVAMLSLSFELGLRAAAPLLVSLFLATLVLGLISRTLPQINTIAVGFGLNSMLTVGVMMLTIGSVAWTFQDPLGDTIAYLRDTAVGAGP; encoded by the coding sequence ATGGACGCGCTCGAAGGCCGGCTGCTCGACCTGATGCTCGTGTTCGTGCTCGTGCTGTCGCGCGTTGGCGCGCTGGTGGCGACGGCGCCGATCTTCACCGCCACGATCATCCCCAAACGCGTCAAAGCCATCCTGGCCGTGTCGCTGGCGATGCTCATGACGCCGCTGCTTGTGGACGGCTCATGGGCCCGCCCGCCAGAGGTGATCACCCTCGGGCGCCTGATTGTGGGCGAGGCGCTCGTCGGCATGCTCTTGGGCTTGGGCCTCTCGGCCATGATGTCGGGCGTGCAGGTCACCGGCCAGGTCGTGGGTCAGATGAGCGGCATGGCGCTCGCCGAGACGGTCGACCCGGCCTTCCAGTCGAACGCCTCGATCTTCAACCAGGTGTTCTACTTCGTCACGATGGCGGTCTTCGTCTGCATCGGCGGGCACCGGATGACGATCGACGCGTTGCTCGACACCTTCGCTTGGGCCCCGCCGGGGCAGGCGCAGCTCGGCGCCGAATTCGGCACGGCGATGGTCGCGATGCTCTCGCTGAGCTTCGAACTCGGCCTCCGCGCCGCAGCGCCGCTGCTGGTGTCGTTGTTCCTGGCCACCCTCGTGCTCGGCTTGATCAGCCGCACGCTGCCGCAGATCAACACAATCGCCGTCGGCTTTGGCCTCAACTCGATGCTCACCGTGGGCGTGATGATGCTGACTATCGGCAGCGTGGCGTGGACGTTCCAAGACCCGCTGGGCGACACGATCGCCTACCTGCGCGACACGGCTGTGGGCGCCGGTCCTTAA
- the fliP gene encoding flagellar type III secretion system pore protein FliP (The bacterial flagellar biogenesis protein FliP forms a type III secretion system (T3SS)-type pore required for flagellar assembly.): MLESYAPRLSPRLAAGLFARLLVASVCLLLALPAASGQSPRIEAETTAQREAQMSNDGAALAEQALSVVTAPGVLPGIGGPSDWTSPERLSSTLQVMLLLTVISLAPAALLMTTSFVRIIVVLGMLRQALGTQQLPPSQVITSVALFVTMLLMAPVWQRSYEQGVKPYTEGQISLEEGFERAAAPMRTFMADQIMRTGNEEDVRMFLRRLPSELDPVTGELIADYDYVSPGEGERLVPLAALLPAYMLSELKTAFLIGFQIYLPFVILDIVVASVTISMGMMMLPPVLISLPFKLLLFVLVDGWRLVIEMLLESFTVYA; encoded by the coding sequence GTGCTTGAATCTTACGCCCCTCGCCTGAGCCCTCGCTTGGCGGCCGGCCTGTTCGCCCGCCTGCTCGTGGCGAGCGTGTGCCTGCTGCTCGCCCTCCCGGCGGCCAGCGGCCAGTCGCCCCGCATCGAAGCCGAAACGACCGCCCAGCGCGAAGCGCAGATGAGCAACGACGGCGCCGCGCTCGCCGAGCAGGCGCTCTCGGTCGTCACGGCCCCCGGCGTGCTGCCGGGCATCGGAGGCCCGAGCGACTGGACCAGCCCCGAGCGGCTCAGCTCGACGCTGCAAGTGATGCTGCTGCTCACGGTGATCAGCCTCGCGCCGGCGGCGCTGCTGATGACCACCAGCTTCGTGCGGATCATCGTGGTGCTCGGCATGCTGCGCCAGGCGCTCGGCACCCAGCAGCTGCCGCCCAGCCAGGTGATCACCTCGGTGGCGTTGTTCGTCACGATGCTGCTGATGGCGCCCGTGTGGCAGCGGAGCTACGAGCAGGGCGTCAAGCCATACACCGAAGGCCAGATCTCGCTCGAAGAAGGTTTCGAACGGGCGGCCGCGCCGATGCGCACCTTCATGGCCGATCAGATCATGCGCACCGGCAACGAAGAGGACGTGCGGATGTTCCTCCGCCGCCTGCCGAGTGAACTCGACCCCGTCACGGGTGAGCTGATCGCCGACTACGACTACGTGAGCCCCGGCGAGGGCGAGCGGCTCGTGCCGCTGGCCGCCCTGCTGCCGGCCTACATGCTCAGCGAGCTGAAGACGGCGTTCCTGATCGGCTTCCAGATTTACCTGCCGTTCGTGATCCTCGACATCGTCGTGGCGAGCGTGACGATCTCGATGGGCATGATGATGCTGCCGCCGGTGCTGATCTCGCTGCCGTTCAAGCTGCTGCTGTTCGTGCTGGTGGACGGCTGGCGACTCGTGATCGAGATGCTGCTCGAAAGCTTTACCGTGTACGCGTAG
- the fliN gene encoding flagellar motor switch protein FliN, whose product MSDGSESISKDEVEDLLRQAGGEGPPPDAAKPADEPASSESGDSYQLDPSDIEALMKGGSIAGGEDGAATDDAYDDPSQGDIDLLLSQAEAAIASIDQPNDGLPPGVEPFSLRDFTGAPANQEAATIELVRDVQLDLKIELGRTHMRLEDVLRLRRDAIVTLDKLAGDPVDVYVNGRMIARGEVLVLNDNFCVRVTELVVGDSAVA is encoded by the coding sequence ATGTCTGACGGATCGGAATCGATCAGCAAAGACGAGGTCGAGGACCTGCTGCGCCAGGCGGGCGGCGAGGGGCCGCCCCCCGACGCCGCCAAGCCGGCCGACGAGCCCGCGAGCTCGGAATCGGGCGACAGCTACCAACTCGACCCGAGCGACATCGAGGCCCTGATGAAGGGCGGCTCGATCGCCGGCGGCGAGGACGGGGCCGCCACGGACGACGCCTACGACGACCCCTCGCAGGGCGACATCGACCTGCTGCTCTCGCAGGCCGAGGCGGCGATCGCCTCGATCGACCAACCCAACGACGGGCTGCCCCCCGGCGTCGAGCCGTTCAGCCTCCGCGACTTCACCGGCGCCCCCGCCAACCAAGAAGCGGCCACCATCGAACTGGTGCGCGACGTGCAACTCGATCTGAAGATCGAGCTGGGACGCACCCACATGCGACTCGAAGACGTGCTGCGGCTCAGACGCGACGCGATCGTCACCCTCGATAAGCTCGCGGGCGACCCGGTCGACGTGTACGTCAACGGACGCATGATCGCCCGCGGCGAGGTGCTCGTCCTTAACGACAACTTCTGCGTGCGGGTCACCGAGTTGGTCGTGGGCGACAGCGCCGTCGCCTAA
- a CDS encoding FliO/MopB family protein, with amino-acid sequence MHTHGTTTGRLLAATALVLVAVAAHAEAPSLRPRAEAYGPSGPVSRPLGTRVMRATFIDPLDEIEAAETAAADQKTAESKAAHPGEGLQSASLSPSLLAEPAPPAPMQEAPTSEVRLLETASYAATIQPTPKAASPTPVKPAPAAAAIPAFEAEPRRLLGATPAAPTGEATTAASSRIASMVQQWTPWGDSESSEAGNPIVATVGALTVVLGLFLLSAWVLKKSMPRSSRTLPGDVVQVLGRATLVGKQTAQLLKVGRKLVLVSVTPEGVEPITEVSDPEEVNRLLELCEADDPNNASAAFREIFDEISREPRGGSLFSDNAPLVNPHALASAYASTPGGQGRA; translated from the coding sequence ATGCATACCCACGGGACGACGACAGGCCGACTGCTGGCCGCGACGGCCCTGGTTCTGGTCGCGGTCGCCGCCCATGCCGAAGCCCCTTCGCTGCGCCCGCGGGCAGAAGCGTACGGCCCCTCGGGCCCGGTGAGCAGGCCGCTGGGAACCCGAGTGATGCGGGCCACGTTCATCGACCCGCTCGATGAAATCGAGGCCGCCGAAACCGCGGCCGCCGATCAAAAGACTGCCGAGAGCAAAGCGGCTCACCCTGGCGAAGGCCTACAAAGCGCCTCGTTGTCGCCTTCCCTGCTTGCCGAGCCCGCCCCGCCTGCCCCGATGCAGGAGGCTCCCACCTCCGAAGTGCGTTTGCTGGAGACAGCCTCTTACGCAGCCACGATTCAACCAACCCCTAAGGCGGCAAGCCCCACGCCGGTCAAACCCGCCCCTGCGGCGGCCGCCATCCCCGCGTTCGAGGCCGAGCCGCGGCGGCTGCTCGGCGCCACGCCCGCCGCCCCAACGGGCGAGGCCACCACCGCCGCATCCAGCCGCATCGCTTCGATGGTCCAGCAGTGGACCCCGTGGGGCGACTCGGAATCGAGCGAAGCCGGCAACCCGATCGTCGCGACGGTCGGAGCCCTCACGGTGGTGCTCGGCCTGTTCCTGCTCTCCGCATGGGTGCTCAAGAAAAGCATGCCGCGTTCGTCGCGGACCTTGCCGGGCGACGTGGTGCAGGTGCTCGGCCGTGCGACGCTCGTGGGCAAGCAGACCGCCCAACTGCTGAAGGTGGGCCGCAAGCTCGTGCTCGTGTCGGTCACGCCCGAGGGCGTCGAGCCGATCACTGAGGTGAGCGACCCCGAAGAAGTGAACCGCCTGCTGGAACTCTGCGAGGCGGACGACCCCAACAACGCCAGCGCGGCGTTCCGCGAGATCTTCGACGAGATCTCCCGCGAGCCGCGCGGCGGGAGCCTGTTCAGCGACAACGCGCCGCTCGTGAACCCCCACGCCTTGGCCTCGGCCTACGCCAGCACCCCGGGGGGCCAAGGCCGTGCTTGA